One genomic segment of Centroberyx gerrardi isolate f3 chromosome 4, fCenGer3.hap1.cur.20231027, whole genome shotgun sequence includes these proteins:
- the cnot1 gene encoding CCR4-NOT transcription complex subunit 1 isoform X4 — MNLDSLSLALSQISYLVDNLTKKNYRASQQEIQHIVNRHGPEADRHLLRCLFSHVDFSGDGKSSGKDFHQTQFLIQECVSLISKPNFISTLCYAIDNPLHYQKSLKPSAHLFTQLSKVLKLSKVQEVIFGLALLNSSNADLRGFAAQFIKQKLPDLLRSYVDADLGGNQEGGFQDIAIEVLHLLLSHLLFGQKGASGVGQEQIDAFLKTLCRDFPQERCPVVLAPLLYPEKRDILMDRILPDSGELAKTMMESSLAEFMQEVGYGFCASLDECRNIIIQYGVREVTASQVARVLGMMARTHSGLADGIPLQSISAPGSGIWSDGKDKSDGSQAHTWNVEVLIDVVKEVNPNLNFKEVTYELDHPGFMIRDSKGLQIVVYGIQRGLGMEVFPVDLIYRPWKHAEGQLSFIQHSLMSPEVFCFADYPCHTVAIDILKAPPEDDNREIATWKSLDLVESLLRLSEVGQYEQVKQLFSFPIKHCPDMLVLALLQISTSWHTLRHELISTLMPIFLGNHPNSAIILHYAWHGQGQSPSIRQLIMHSMAEWYMRGEQYDQAKLSRILDVAQDLKSLSMLLNGTPFAFVIDLAALASRREYLKLDKWLTDKIREHGEPFIQACVTFLKRRCPSIMGGLAPDKDQPKSAQLPPETLATMLACLQSCAGSVTQELSETILTMVANCSNVMNKARQPPPGVMPKGRAPSTSSLDAISPVQMDPLSAMGSLNLGGTATSHTQSMQGFPSSLSSAFSNPQSPAKAFPPLSNPNPSTPFGGIGSLSSQLPGPLGSGIGSGIGSGLGMPAVSNDPFGTRKMSTPGLNPPTFQQTDLSQVWPEANQHFSKEIDDEANSYFQRIYNHPPHPTMSVDEVLEMLQRFKDSTIKREREVFNCMLRNLFEEYRFFPQYPDKELHITACLFGGIIEKGLVTYMALGLALRYVLEALRKPYGSKMYYFGIAALDRFKNRLKDYPQYCQHLASIGHFLQFPHHLQECVQYIEYGQQSRDPPVKMQGSITTPGSLALAQVQAQAQSQQPGGPKAPQPGQPSTLVTTTTTTTTVAKTTTITRPTPSSFKKDVPPSINTTNIDTLLVATDQTERIVEPPENVQEKIAFIFNNLSQSNMTQKVEELKETVKEEFMPWVSQYLVMKRVSIEPNFHSLYSNFLDTLKNPEFVKMVLNETYRNIKVLLTSDKAAANFSDRSLLKNLGHWLGMITLAKNKPILYTDLEVKSLLLEAYVKGQQELLYVVPFVAKVLESSLRSMIFRPQNPWTMAIMNVLAELHQEHDLKLNLKFEIEVLCKNLSLDINDLKPGNLLKDKDKLKSLEEQLSAPKKEAKPPEEMLPIVTTGDFLPFAAAPSTPAATTTTCTTTGPPTPQFSYHDINVYALAGLAPHINININIPLLQAHPQLKQCVRQSVERAVQELVHPVVDRSIKIAMTTCEQIVRKDFALDSEESRMRVAAHHMMRNLTAGMAMITCREPLLMSIATNLKNSFAAALRAPTPQQREMMEEAAARIAQDNCELACCFIQKTAVEKAGPEMDKRLATEFELRKHARQEGRRYCDPVVLTYQAERMPEQIRLKVGGVDPKQLAVYEEFARNVPGFLPSNDLSQPTGFLAQPMKQQAWATDDVAQIYDKCMADLEQHLHAIPPALAMNPQTQALRSLLEAVVLARNSRDGIAALGLLQKAVEGLLDATSGADADLLLRYRECHLLVLKALQDGRAYGPQWCNKQITRCLIECRDEYKYNVEAVELLIRNHLVNMQQYDLHLAQSMENGLHYMAVAFAMQLVKLLLVDERSVSHITEADLFHTIETLMRTSAHSRANAPEGLPQLMDVVRSNYEAMIDRAHGGPNFMMHSGISQASEYDDPPGLREKAEYLLREWVNLYHSAAAGRDSTKAFSAFVGQMHQQGILKTDDLITRFFRLCTEMCVEISYRAQAEQQHNPAASAAIIRAKCYHNLDAFVRLIALLVKHSGEATNTVTKINLLNKVLGIVVGVLIQDHDVRQTEFQQLPYHRIFIMLLLELNAPEHVLETINFQTLTAFCNTFHILRPTKAPGFVYAWLELISHRIFIARMLAHTPQQKGWPMYAQLLIDLFKYLAPFLRNVELNKPMQILYKGTLRVLLVLLHDFPEFLCDYHYGFCDVIPPNCIQLRNLILSAFPRNMRLPDPFTPNLKVDMLSEINIAPRILTNFTGVMPSQFKKDLDSYLKTRSPVTFLSELRSNLQVSNEPGNRYNIQLINALVLYVGTQAIAHIHNKGSTPSMSTITHSAHMDIFQNLAVDLDTEGRYLFLNAIANQLRYPNSHTHYFSCTMLYLFAEANTEAIQEQITRVLLERLIVNRPHPWGLLITFIELIKNPAFKFWSHDFVHCAPEIEKLFQSVAQCCMGQKQAQQVMEGTGAS, encoded by the exons ATGAATCTTGACTCGCTCTCGCTGGCTTTGTCTCAAATCAGCTACCTGGTGGACAATTTAACGAAGAAAAACTACCGAGCCAGCCAGCAGGAAATACAGCAT ATTGTGAATCGTCACGGTCCTGAGGCAGACAGGCATCTACTACGCTGTCTCTTCTCCCATGTGGATTTCAGTGGCGATGGTAAAAGCAGTGGCAAGGACTTCCATCAG ACACAGTTTCTGATCCAGGAGTGTGTGTCGCTGATCTCAAAGCCAAACTTTATCTCTACTTTGTGCTACGCCATTGACAATCCCCTGCACTACCAGAAG AGTTTGAAGCCATCGGCCCACCTATTTACTCAGCTGAGTAAAGTTCTTAAGCTCAGCAAGGTCCAAGAG GTGATATTTGGCCTTGCTTTGCTCAACTCCAGCAACGCAGACCTTCGAGGTTTTG cGGCACAGTTCATCAAGCAGAAGCTCCCGGACCTCCTGCGGTCGTACGTGGACGCGGATCTCGGAGGAAACCAGGAAGGTGGCTTCCAAGACATTGCCATAGAGGTCCTGCACCTGCTCCTCTCCCATCTACTGTTTGGCCAGAAGGGAGCCAGTGGTGTAGGGCAAGAGCAGATTGACGCTTTCCTCAAGACACTGTGCAGAG ATTTCCCTCAGGAGCGCTGCCCTGTGGTGCTCGCACCACTGCTGTACCCTGAAAAACGGGACATTCTCATGGACAGGATCCTGCCAGACTCGGGAGAGTTAGCTAAGACCATGATGGAGAGTTCTCTTGCAGAATTCATGCAAGAAGTTGGCTATGGCTTCTGTGCTAG TCTTGATGAGTGCAGAAACATAATCATTCAGTATGGGGTGAGAGAGGTGACTGCCAGCCAGGTAGCCAGGGTCCTGGGCATGATGGCTCGTACCCACTCTGGCCTGGCTGATGGCATCCCACTACAG tcCATCTCTGCTCCAGGAAGCGGTATCTGGAGTGATGGTAAGGACAAAAGCGATGGCTCGCAAGCACACACCTGGAATGTTGAGGTTCTCATCGACGTTGTCAAAGAAGTG AATCCAAATCTGAACTTCAAAGAGGTGACATACGAGTTGGACCACCCTGGCTTTATGATCCGGGACAGTAAAGGCCTGCAGATAGTGGTATACGGCATCCAGAGGGGGCTGGGCATGGAGGTGTTCCCTGTTGACCTCATCTATCGGCCATGGAAACACGCCGAAGGACAG ttgTCCTTCATCCAGCACTCCCTGATGAGCCCAGAAGTGTTTTGCTTTGCTGATTACCCTTGCCACACAGTGGCCATTGACATCCTCAAGGCCCCACCAGAGGATGACAACAGGGAAATCGCCACCTG GAAAAGCCTGGACCTGGTGGAGAGCCTACTTCGGTTGTCTGAGGTGGGCCAGTATGAGCAGGTGAAGCAGCTGTTCAGCTTCCCCATCAAGCACTGCCCTGACATGTTGGTGCTGGCGTTGCTGCAGATCTCCACCTCCTGGCACACACTGCGCCACGAGCTCATCTCTACCCTCATGCCCATCTTCCTGGGCAACCACCCAAACTCCGCCATCATCCTGCACTACGCCTGGCATGGACAG GGCCAGTCTCCTTCCATTCGCCAGCTCATCATGCACTCGATGGCTGAGTGGTACATGAGAGGGGAGCAGTACGACCAGGCCAAGCTGTCGCGCATCCTGGATGTGGCCCAGGACTTGAAG TCTCTATCGATGCTGCTGAATGGTACTCCGTTTGCCTTTGTTATTGACCTTGCTGCACTTGCCTCTCGCCGTGAATACCTCAAACTTGACAAATGGCTGACTGACAAAATCAGAGAGCATGGG gAACCCTTTATCCAGGCGTGCGTGACGTTCCTGAAGAGGCGCTGCCCATCCATTATGGGGGGTTTGGCCCCAGACAAGGACCAGCCCAAAAGCGCCCAGCTGCCCCCAGAGACCTTGGCCACCATGCTGGCCTGCCTGCAGTCCTGCGCTGG gagtgTGACCCAGGAGCTGTCAGAGACAATCCTGACCATGGTTGCCAACTGCAGCAATGTGATGAACAAAGCCCGGCAGCCGCCACCAGGGGTGATGCCGAAGGGACGCGCTCCCAGCACCAGCAGCCTTGATGCCATCTCCCCTGTTCAG aTGGACCCTCTGTCGGCCATGGGTTCCCTTAACCTGGGAGGCACGGCCACCTCCCATACTCAGAGCATGCAGGGTTTCCCCTCTTCACTGAGCTCGGCTTTCAGTAACCCTCAGTCCCCAGCCAAGGCCTTTCCGCCTCTCTCCAACCCCAACCCCAGCACACCATTTGGGGGCATTGGCAGCCTCTCCTCGCAGCTCCCTG GTCCTCTGGGTTCAGGCATTGGCTCTGGTATTGGTTCTGGTCTTGGAATGCCAGCGGTGAGCAACGACCCATTTGGCACCAGGAAGATGAGCACACCAGGCCTGAACCCACCCACCTTTCAGCAGA CTGACCTCTCTCAGGTGTGGCCCGAGGCAAACCAGCACTTTAGTAAGGAGATAGACGACGAAGCAAACAGCTACTTCCAGCGCATCTACAACCACCCACCTCACCCAACCATGTCTGTGGATGAG GTACTGGAGATGCTGCAGAGGTTCAAGGACTCAACCATCAAGCGGGAGCGAGaggtgttcaattgcatgctgCGGAACCTGTTTGAGGAGTATCGCTTCTTCCCCCAGTACCCGGACAAGGAGCTGCACATCACCGCCTGCCTGTTTGGGGGCATCATCGAGAAGGGCCTCGTCACATACATGGCCCTGGGCCTGGCCCTCCGATATGTTCTTGAAGCTTTACGGAAACCTTATGGATCCAAAATGTATTACTTTGGCATCGCTGCTCTAGATAGGTTCAAAAACAG ACTGAAGGACTATCCCCAGTATTGTCAACACCTGGCCTCAATTGGCCACTTCTTGCAATTCCCCCACCATTTACAAGA GTGCGTGCAGTATATCGAGTATGGCCAGCAGTCACGGGACCCTCCGGTGAAGATGCAGGGTTCCATCACCACCCCTGGAAGCCTGGCCCTGGcacaggtccaggcccaggcccagtcCCAGCAACCTGGTGGACCCAAAGCCCCCCAGCCGGGTCAGCCCAGCACCCTGgtcaccaccactactactacaaccacaGTAGCCAAAACCACCACCATCACAAGACCCACGCCCAGCAGCTTCAAGAAGGATGTGCCT CCCTCCATAAACACTACCAACATTGACACCTTGCTAGTGGCCACAGACCAAACAGAGAGGATTGTAGAGCCTCCAGAGAATGTCCAGGAGAAGATCGCCTTCATTTTCAACAACCTTTCTCAGTCCAACATGACACAGAAG GTTGAGGAGCTGAAAGAGACGGTGAAGGAGGAGTTCATGCCCTGGGTGTCTCAATACCTGGTGATGAAGCGTGTCAGCATTGAGCCCAACTTCCACAGTCTCTACTCCAACTTCCTGGACACACTCAAGAACCCTGAGTTTGTCAAGATGGTCCTCAACGAGACCTATCGGAACATTAAG GTTCTATTGACCTCAGACAAGGCGGCTGCCAATTTCTCTGATCGCTCCCTGCTGAAGAACCTGGGCCACTGGCTGGGCATGATCACACTGGCCAAAAACAAGCCTATCCTTTACACG GACCTGGAAGTGAAGTCTCTCCTGCTGGAAGCCTATGTGAAAGGCCAGCAGGAACTGCTGTATGTAGTTCCCTTCGTGGCCAAAGTCCTGGAGTCCAGTCTACGGAGTATG ATCTTCAGGCCCCAGAACCCGTGGACCATGGCGATCATGAATGTTCTCGCTGAGCTGCATCAGGAACATGACCTCAAG CTGAACTTGAAGTTTGAGATTGAAGTTCTGTGTAAGAACTTGTCTCTGGACATCAATGATCTGAAGCCAGGAAATCTGCTGAAGGACAAGGACAAGCTGAAGAGTCTGGAGGAGCAGCTGTCGGCACCAAAGAAGGAGGCAAAGCCTCCGGAGGAGATGCTCCCTATTGTCACCACAG GAGACTTTCTTCCATTTGCAGctgccccctccacccctgcaGCAACCACCACCACCTGCACAACAACTGGGCCCCCAACCCCACAGTTCAGTTACCACGACATCAATGTGTATGCTCTGGCAGGTCTGGCCCCAcacatcaatatcaatatcaac ATCCCCCTGCTACAAGCTCATCCCCAGTTGAAGCAGTGTGTACGGCAGTCAGTGGAGCGGGCAGTCCAGGAGCTGGTGCATCCTGTGGTTGATCGCTCCATCAAAATTGCCATGACGACCTGTGAGCAGATCGTCAGGAAGGACTTTGCCCTGGACTCGGAGGAGTCCCGCATGCGTGTGGCTGCCCACCACATGATGAGGAACCTGACCGCTGGCATGGCCATGATCACCTGCCGTGAGCCACTGCTCATGAGCATTGCCACCAACCTTAAGAACAGCTTCGCTGCTGCACTTAGG GCACCGACCCCCCAGCAGAGGGAGATGATGGAGGAGGCCGCAGCCAGAATCGCTCAGGACAACTGTGAACTGGCTTGCTGCTTCATCCAGAAAACGGCTGTGGAGAAGGCTGGCCCTGAAATGGACAAGAGACTAGCCACG GAGTTTGAGCTGAGGAAGCACGCACGCCAGGAGGGACGTCGTTACTGTGACCCTGTGGTGCTGACCTACCAGGCTGAACGTATGCCTGAGCAGATCAGACTCAAG GTGGGAGGAGTGGACCCCAAACAACTGGCTGTCTATGAGGAGTTTGCTAGGAACGTTCCAGGCTTCCTACCCAGCAATGACCTCTCTCAACCCACTGGCTTCCTGGCTCAACCCATGAAG CAACAGGCATGGGCCACTGATGATGTGGCCCAGATCTATGATAAGTGCATGGCGGACTTGGAACAGCACCTTCATGCCATCCCTCCGGCCCTCGCCATGAACCCCCAGACCCAGGCTCTGCGCAGTCTGCTAGAGGCCGTGGTCTTGGCCAGGAACTCCAGGGATGGCATCGCTGCACTGGGCCTTCTGCAGAAG GCGGTGGAGGGTCTTCTGGATGCTACTAGCGGGGCTGATGCTGACCTGCTGCTGCGCTACAGGGAGTGCCACCTGCTGGTGCTTAAAGCCCTGCAGGATGGACGTGCCTATGGACCCCAGTGGTGCAACAAGCAGATCACTAG ATGTCTGATTGAGTGCCGCGATGAGTACAAGTACAATGTAGAGGCAGTGGAGCTGCTGATCAGAAACCACCTGGTGAACATGCAGCAGTACGACCTGCACCTTGCACAG TCTATGGAGAATGGGCTGCACTACATGGCAGTTGCATTTGCCATGCAGTTGGTGAAGCTGTTGCTGGTGGATGAGCGCAGTGTCAGCCACATCACCGAGGCTGACCTCTTCCACACAATTGAGACCCTAATGAGGACCAGCGCACACTCCAGAGCCAACGCGCCTGAGGG TCTTCCCCAGCTGATGGATGTTGTTCGCTCCAACTATGAGGCCATGATTGATCGAGCACATGGCGGGCCCAACTTCATGATGCACTCTGGGATCTCACAGGCATCAGAATATGACGACCCACCGGGCCTGAGGGAGAAGGCGGAGTACCTGCTGAGGGAATGGGTCAACCTTTaccactctgcagctgctggcaGGGACAGCACCAAGGCCTTCTCTGCCTTTGTTGGACAG ATGCACCAGCAGGGCATCCTGAAGACGGATGACCTCATCACGCGGTTCTTCCGGCTTTGCACAGAGATGTGCGTGGAGATCAGCTACCGGGCGCAGGCTGAGCAGCAGCACAACCCAGCGGCCAGTGCAGCCATCATCAGGGCCAAGTGCTACCACAACCTGGACGCCTTTGTTAGGCTCATCGCCCTGCTGGTCAAACACTCTGGAGAGGCCACCAACACGGTTACTAAGATCAACCTGCTCAACAAG gTGCTCGGGATTGTAGTCGGGGTGTTGATCCAGGACCATGATGTCCGTCAGACAGAATTCCAACAGCTGCCATACCACCGCATTTTCAtcatgctgctgctggagctcaaTGCCCCAGAACATGTCCTTGAGACCATCAACTTCCAGACACTCACCGCCTTCTG taACACCTTCCACATCCTGAGACCCACCAAAGCACCTGGCTTTGTCTACGCCTGGCTGGAGCTCATCTCCCATCGCATCTTCATAGCCAGGATGCTGGCGCACACACCGCAGCAGAAG GGATGGCCCATGTACGCTCAGCTGCTGATTGACCTCTTCAAGTACCTGGCCCCATTCCTGAGGAATGTAGAGCTCAACAAACCTATGCAAATCCTCTACAAG GGCACCCTGCGAGTGCTCCTGGTCCTGCTGCACGACTTCCCAGAGTTCCTGTGTGATTACCACTACGGCTTCTGTGATGTTATCCCGCCCAACTGCATCCAGCTCCGCAACCTCATCCTCAGTGCCTTTCCACGCAACATGAGGCTCCCAGACCCCTTCACGCCCAACCTCAag GTGGACATGCTGAGTGAGATTAACATCGCTCCCCGGATCCTCACCAACTTCACTGGGGTCATGCCGTCCCAGTTCAAGAAGGATCTGGACTCCTACCTGAAGACTCGCTCACCGGTCACTTTCCTCTCTGAACTGCGCAGCAACCTGCAG GTGTCCAATGAGCCGGGAAACCGCTACAACATCCAGCTGATCAATGCTCTAGTGTTGTATGTGGGTACACAGGCAATCGCTCACATCCACAACAAGGGCAGCACCCCCTCCATGAGCACCATCACCCACTCTGCACACATGGACATCTTCCAGAACCTGGCCGTGGACCTGGACACAGAGG GGCGTTACCTGTTCTTGAACGCGATAGCCAATCAGCTACGCTACCCCAACAGCCACACCCACTACTTCAGCTGCACCATGCTCTATCTGTTTGCTGAGGCCAACACTGAGGCCATCCAGGAGCAGATCACCAG ggttCTGTTGGAGAGGCTGATAGTGAACAGGCCCCACCCCTGGGGGCTCCTCATCACCTTCATTGAGCTAATCAAGAATCCTGCCTTCAAGTTCTGGAGCCACGACTTTGTGCACTGTGCCCCCGAGATTGAAAA GCTGTTCCAGTCGGTAGCGCAGTGCTGCATGGGACAGAAGCAGGCCCAGCAGGTGATGGAAGGCACTGGTGCCAGCTAG